One genomic region from Amphiprion ocellaris isolate individual 3 ecotype Okinawa chromosome 20, ASM2253959v1, whole genome shotgun sequence encodes:
- the LOC129347780 gene encoding uncharacterized protein LOC129347780 isoform X1 codes for MDENLTSGNMTFRRQNLLKWPHSPLAACSKLVACDQDASFDNSGMFSDSFINFRIEVVNNFTCKRKCDHSNPSYGLETPIKKPLNQRNFSSDLERVMDYCRPLTQWKQISPLTDSVQDCLDTTWHSSSSTTLLHHEQNFELVGQYTTSNKQQERPLQRKYLQEDGKRVKNQRVDFLNRDVDWKHRKNLYVRSVTQDMTESPGANHDVMSELLNLMSHVAKQTTGSSGTQWQHPSDLTRRNYQRRFGKQSMTFHDWRSKNCPTYKRFASVPKIFKRNQSP; via the exons ATGGATGAAAACCTAACCTCAGGAAACATGACATTCAGGAGGCAGAATCTTCTCAAATGGCCACACTCACCTCTTGCTGCCTGTTCAAAGCTGGTCGCTTGTGACCAAGATGCTAGTTTTGATAACTCTGGAATGTTTTctgattcattcattaattttaGAATAGAGGTAGTTAACAATTTTACGTGCAAAAGGAAATGTGATCATTCCAATCCTAGTTATGGTCTTGAGACTCCCATTAAAAAGCCCTTGAACCAGAGGAACTTCTCTTCAGACCTTGAGCGTGTAATGGACTACTGCAGGCCTCTAACCCAATGGAAGCAGATTTCCCCTTTAACAGATTCTGTCCAGGACTGTCTGGACACAACTTGGCACAGCAGCTCTTCTACTACGTTACTTCACCATGAACAG AACTTTGAATTGGTTGGACAGTACACCACCAGCAACAAGCAACAAGAAAGACCTCTTCAAAGGAAATACCTACAGGAAGACGGAAAACGTGTGAAGAATCAACG GGTTGATTTCTTGAACAGAGATGTCGATTGGAAGCATAGAAAAAATCTGTACGTTCGTTCAGTGACCCAAGACATGACTGAGAGTCCAGGAGCAAATCATG ATGTGATGTCTGAGCTGCTGAACCTGATGAGCCATGTGGCCAAGCAGACAACCGGCTCCAGTGGTACGCAATGGCAGCATCCATCTGACCTCACACGCAG AAATTACCAAAGACGTTTTGGTAAACAATCAATGACGTTTCATGACTGGCGGTCCAAAAACTGTCCAACATACAAGCGATTTGCCAGTGTGCCCAAGATTTTCAAAAGGAATCAGTCTCCATAA
- the LOC129347780 gene encoding uncharacterized protein LOC129347780 isoform X3, with product MDENLTSGNMTFRRQNLLKWPHSPLAACSKLVACDQDASFDNSGMFSDSFINFRIEVVNNFTCKRKCDHSNPSYGLETPIKKPLNQRNFSSDLERVMDYCRPLTQWKQISPLTDSVQDCLDTTWHSSSSTTLLHHEQNFELVGQYTTSNKQQERPLQRKYLQEDGKRVKNQRVDFLNRDVDWKHRKNLYVRSVTQDMTESPGANHDVMSELLNLMSHVAKQTTGSSGTQWQHPSDLTRRYSE from the exons ATGGATGAAAACCTAACCTCAGGAAACATGACATTCAGGAGGCAGAATCTTCTCAAATGGCCACACTCACCTCTTGCTGCCTGTTCAAAGCTGGTCGCTTGTGACCAAGATGCTAGTTTTGATAACTCTGGAATGTTTTctgattcattcattaattttaGAATAGAGGTAGTTAACAATTTTACGTGCAAAAGGAAATGTGATCATTCCAATCCTAGTTATGGTCTTGAGACTCCCATTAAAAAGCCCTTGAACCAGAGGAACTTCTCTTCAGACCTTGAGCGTGTAATGGACTACTGCAGGCCTCTAACCCAATGGAAGCAGATTTCCCCTTTAACAGATTCTGTCCAGGACTGTCTGGACACAACTTGGCACAGCAGCTCTTCTACTACGTTACTTCACCATGAACAG AACTTTGAATTGGTTGGACAGTACACCACCAGCAACAAGCAACAAGAAAGACCTCTTCAAAGGAAATACCTACAGGAAGACGGAAAACGTGTGAAGAATCAACG GGTTGATTTCTTGAACAGAGATGTCGATTGGAAGCATAGAAAAAATCTGTACGTTCGTTCAGTGACCCAAGACATGACTGAGAGTCCAGGAGCAAATCATG ATGTGATGTCTGAGCTGCTGAACCTGATGAGCCATGTGGCCAAGCAGACAACCGGCTCCAGTGGTACGCAATGGCAGCATCCATCTGACCTCACACGCAG
- the LOC129347780 gene encoding uncharacterized protein LOC129347780 isoform X2, with protein sequence MDENLTSGNMTFRRQNLLKWPHSPLAACSKLVACDQDASFDNSGMFSDSFINFRIEVVNNFTCKRKCDHSNPSYGLETPIKKPLNQRNFSSDLERVMDYCRPLTQWKQISPLTDSVQDCLDTTWHSSSSTTLLHHEQNFELVGQYTTSNKQQERPLQRKYLQEDGKRVKNQRVDFLNRDVDWKHRKNLYVRSVTQDMTESPGANHDVMSELLNLMSHVAKQTTGSSGTQWQHPSDLTRRHDEQHQSGVTLSLFLSEIT encoded by the exons ATGGATGAAAACCTAACCTCAGGAAACATGACATTCAGGAGGCAGAATCTTCTCAAATGGCCACACTCACCTCTTGCTGCCTGTTCAAAGCTGGTCGCTTGTGACCAAGATGCTAGTTTTGATAACTCTGGAATGTTTTctgattcattcattaattttaGAATAGAGGTAGTTAACAATTTTACGTGCAAAAGGAAATGTGATCATTCCAATCCTAGTTATGGTCTTGAGACTCCCATTAAAAAGCCCTTGAACCAGAGGAACTTCTCTTCAGACCTTGAGCGTGTAATGGACTACTGCAGGCCTCTAACCCAATGGAAGCAGATTTCCCCTTTAACAGATTCTGTCCAGGACTGTCTGGACACAACTTGGCACAGCAGCTCTTCTACTACGTTACTTCACCATGAACAG AACTTTGAATTGGTTGGACAGTACACCACCAGCAACAAGCAACAAGAAAGACCTCTTCAAAGGAAATACCTACAGGAAGACGGAAAACGTGTGAAGAATCAACG GGTTGATTTCTTGAACAGAGATGTCGATTGGAAGCATAGAAAAAATCTGTACGTTCGTTCAGTGACCCAAGACATGACTGAGAGTCCAGGAGCAAATCATG ATGTGATGTCTGAGCTGCTGAACCTGATGAGCCATGTGGCCAAGCAGACAACCGGCTCCAGTGGTACGCAATGGCAGCATCCATCTGACCTCACACGCAG